The sequence below is a genomic window from Rudanella lutea DSM 19387.
GCGGTCGGCCCGGCGGTTGATCCGGTCGAGGGTCCACTTGTAGCCAATCCGGTTCTGTACCCATTCGAAATACGATACCGTAACTCCACCGGCATTGGCCAGAATATCGGGGACCACCAGAATGCCTTTGTTGTTGATAATTTCGTCGGCGCTGGCAGAGGTGGGGCCGTTGGCACCCTCCACAATCATTTTAGCCTGAATCTGCCCCGCATTTTCGTCGGTGATGACGTCTTCTTTAGCGGCTGGCACCAGCAGGTCAACGGGTAAGGTCAGGAGTTCTTCGTTCGAGATCTTCTCGGCACCCGTGAATCCTTCCAACGTGCCTTTGTTGGCATTGCGGTAGTTCATGGCAGCCGTGATATCGATTCCTTTCTCGTTGTAATAACCGCCCGAAATGTCGCTCACAGCTACTACGGTTACGCCCCGCTCGTGCAGCAGCTCAGCCGCAAACGAACCAACGTTACCAAAGCCCTGAATAGCGGCCGTAGCGCGGTAGGGGTTAAGCCGGATTTTGTCCATGGCGGCCAATGCAGCCACGGTTACCCCCCGGCCTGTGGCTTCGGTACGGCCGAGTGAGCCGCCCAATACGAGCGGTTTGCCGGTTACGACGCCGTTGACGGTCATGCCGCGGGCTTTCGAGTATTCGTCGACGATCCAGGCCATCTCGCGCGGGCCGGTGCCCATGTCGGGAGCCGGAATGTCGCGGTCGGGGCCAAATACGTCGAGCATCTGTACGGTGTATGCCCGGATCAGTCGTTCGATTTCGCCGGCCGACATCTCGCGGGGGTTGCAGGCAATGCCCCCTTTGGCACCTCCGTACGGAATATCAACAACGGCGCATTTCCAGGTCATCCAGGCGGCCAAAGCGCGTACCTCATCGAGGTGTACGCCCGGATCGAGCCGGATACCACCCTTGGCCGGGCCGAGGATGTTGGAGTGAATAACACGGTACCCTTCAAACACCTTGATGCTGCCATTGTCCATCGTAACGGGCAAGCCAACAATCACCTGGCGGGCGGGTACTTTCAGGATGTCGTACATCTCATCGCTGATGCCTACAATCTGGGCGGCAGCATCGAAACGTGACATCATCGACTCAAGCGGATTCTCTTTATCTTTTATCGGGGCTGGTTCAATGTATCCCATAACCATGACGCTTATTCCTTCTTTAAACAAAAAAGTTGATGAAGTGTATGTTGCAAACATACCAAAACAAAAACGATAATGCCTAAAGGATATTTTTTCTTAAACAAGTCCTAAAATTCTGACTAAATAGAATAGTTGCCCGGAACCAGAAGACGCCAAAACGGTATTAGGGCATCTGTTGGCAAGTCGAAATATTCATTGGAAAATATGGGTTTCTACAATTCGGTAAATTTTTCAAAAAAGTTAGTGTTTGTGTACTAATGATTGAAAAGCCGCGGGTTACTGCGTAACTTTGCGCCGGCAAAATCAACACACAACCCATCGAGACCCCTATGGTTCAGGAAGAAAAGAAGCGCTATTCGGATGAGGAACTGAAAGAGTTTGAGGTTCTGATTGGCCAAAAGCTTGAGGCTACCCGAGGTGAGCTTAACTACATTAAAGAAACGCTCAGTAAACGGAACGATAGCGGTACCGACAACACATCGGGCAACTCGAAGTTACTGGAAGACGGCGCTGATACAAGCGAGCGCGAAAACCTGAGTCAGTTAGCGGGTCGACTGCAAAAGTTTATTCAGCAATTAGAGGCCGCCATGGTACGAATCAAAAACGGAACCTACGGCATTTGCAAAGACACGGGTAAGCTGATTCCGAAAGAGCGTTTGCGGGCTGTACCGCACACGCAGCAGACGATCGAAGCCAAGCTCCGTCAGTCGAACTAAAGAACCCAAAAGCAAACGGGAGGAAAGAAAAAAGGAGAAAGCGTAAGCCATCTCCCTTCTTCTTTCCTCCCGTTTGCTTTTGGCTTAAAACCGAACCCGAACCCCTACCAGCGCGTTCCGACCCGCTTGCGGAAAAAAGGCATTGTCGGCCTGAACCCGTCCTTCTGAGACATACGCATACGTGTACCCGTTCGACTCGTACAGCTCGTTAAACACGTTGTTGAGTAGCAGCGTGAGGCTCACCTCTTCGGCAAAACGGGGTTTCCAGACGTAAGCCAGCCGGATATCATTCACAAAGTACGGATCCAGCCGACGGGCTTCATTCGAGGTGTTGTCGAGGTATTGCTTGCCGACATACTTCGACAGCAACGATACGTCGAACCCTTTCAGCAGCGTGTACGTCAGTTGGGAGCCCCCGATCACGTTGGGCGAGAACGAGATGTCTGTTTGGCTGTATTGACGGACATCCTGCTTACCGGTATCAAAGTTGTCGAGGTACTCGGTAAACTGCCGGATCTTGTTGCGGCTAAACGTAGTATTGACGTTCCATTGCAGAGCTTTGGCCAACCGCAGGCCGGCCTCCAGCTCAATACCAGCCCGGTAGCTGCGGTCGACATTGACGCGGTTGTAAGCGCCCACGTCGTTGATCCGGCCCGAAAGCACCAGCTGATCGCGGTAGTTCATGTAGTACGCATTGGCAGTGAAAGCGAGCCGGTTTTGCCGCAGCTTGTAGCCAGCCTCCCAGTCGTAGAGCCGTTCAGCCCGGGGGCGGCTCGTGGGCGACGATTGTGTGAAATCGTCACGGTTGGGCTCTTTGTTGCCTACCGCAAACGACGCATACAGGGTGCTGCGGTCATTTAGTTCATAAGTCAGGCCGGCTTTGGGGTTGAAAAACGAAAGCTGCGCGGTTTGCTGTACATTGTTCAGGTTGTTGTCGAAGCCCAGAAACGAGTAGTCGACGGTACGCACCTGTAAATCGGCAAATGTGGTCAACTGAGTCGTGACCCGGTAGTAAGCCTTTGCGTACAGGTTGAAGTCGTTCTTGGTCGCATCGTTGTCGTAATATCGCTGCCGAATGTTGCTTGTGCCTGCAAACCGGGCCCAGATCACCTCACCAAAGTGCTTGCCTTTATACTGATTCCAGCCCCCGCCGATGTTGGCCGTCAGCCGTCCGAAGCCGGTGTAGTCGAGGGAGAAAATACCGCCATAAAAGTCATTGTCGAGCCACCGGCGCCGGATCAGATCCGAGCGGCTGATGACCGAGTCGCGAATGGTTACGTTCGGAATTCCGTACCGGCTCAGGCGGTCGTTTTCGCGAAACTGCTCGTAATAGCCCCGGCCTTTGGTGTAAAACGCCGACGCATTGAGCCGCCAGTTTCGGCTTAGCTCGTGCGACGAAATAAGCTGATACTGATCCTGCTGGTAGTTATCGGTCTCGTTATCGTACGTGAGTGAGTTGAACGTCCGATTGGTGGCGAGCAGGTTTTCAGGAACCCCGTTCCAGGCCTGATAGGTTTGCTCGCGGCCTGAGAATACGTTGAGCCGCACGTAGCTTTTCTTGCCGTAATACCCGCCCGACACATAAAACGATTTGAGGTCGGAGAAGGCCCGGTCGATGAATCCGTCGGACTTGATTGCCGACAGCCGGGCGTCGACTACCCAGTGATTGTTGAGAAGCCCTGTACCGGCCATCACGGTAGCTTTACGGGTGTTGAACGATCCTCCCGAGAGGTTTACCTCGCCGTATGGGTCTCGCTGCAGAGCGTTGGTTTGCACGTTGAGCGTTGCCCCGAAAGCCCCGGCCCCGTTGGTGCTCGTGCCTACCCCACGCTGAATCTGCACGCTGCTCACCGATGAGGCAAAATCGGGCAT
It includes:
- a CDS encoding Glu/Leu/Phe/Val family dehydrogenase, which produces MGYIEPAPIKDKENPLESMMSRFDAAAQIVGISDEMYDILKVPARQVIVGLPVTMDNGSIKVFEGYRVIHSNILGPAKGGIRLDPGVHLDEVRALAAWMTWKCAVVDIPYGGAKGGIACNPREMSAGEIERLIRAYTVQMLDVFGPDRDIPAPDMGTGPREMAWIVDEYSKARGMTVNGVVTGKPLVLGGSLGRTEATGRGVTVAALAAMDKIRLNPYRATAAIQGFGNVGSFAAELLHERGVTVVAVSDISGGYYNEKGIDITAAMNYRNANKGTLEGFTGAEKISNEELLTLPVDLLVPAAKEDVITDENAGQIQAKMIVEGANGPTSASADEIINNKGILVVPDILANAGGVTVSYFEWVQNRIGYKWTLDRINRRADRAMKDAFDRVFDVSQKHKIPLRLAAYVVAIEKVASTYKFRGGY
- a CDS encoding TraR/DksA family transcriptional regulator, with protein sequence MVQEEKKRYSDEELKEFEVLIGQKLEATRGELNYIKETLSKRNDSGTDNTSGNSKLLEDGADTSERENLSQLAGRLQKFIQQLEAAMVRIKNGTYGICKDTGKLIPKERLRAVPHTQQTIEAKLRQSN
- a CDS encoding TonB-dependent receptor, whose translation is MKKKTTYRLAHSIVLWLFSLAAMAQTAVLSGQIRDSESPLPGAAIMLEGSFRGTTADAEGRYRLTNLAPGSYTIRISLLGYEPQTRSVTVGGNTQLDVTLVRTEVVVDEVVVSATRANDKSAIAYSTVTAPELRKLNLGQDLPILLNFTPSVVTTSDAGAGVGYTGIRIRGSDATRVNVTLNGIPYNDAESQGTFWVNMPDFASSVSSVQIQRGVGTSTNGAGAFGATLNVQTNALQRDPYGEVNLSGGSFNTRKATVMAGTGLLNNHWVVDARLSAIKSDGFIDRAFSDLKSFYVSGGYYGKKSYVRLNVFSGREQTYQAWNGVPENLLATNRTFNSLTYDNETDNYQQDQYQLISSHELSRNWRLNASAFYTKGRGYYEQFRENDRLSRYGIPNVTIRDSVISRSDLIRRRWLDNDFYGGIFSLDYTGFGRLTANIGGGWNQYKGKHFGEVIWARFAGTSNIRQRYYDNDATKNDFNLYAKAYYRVTTQLTTFADLQVRTVDYSFLGFDNNLNNVQQTAQLSFFNPKAGLTYELNDRSTLYASFAVGNKEPNRDDFTQSSPTSRPRAERLYDWEAGYKLRQNRLAFTANAYYMNYRDQLVLSGRINDVGAYNRVNVDRSYRAGIELEAGLRLAKALQWNVNTTFSRNKIRQFTEYLDNFDTGKQDVRQYSQTDISFSPNVIGGSQLTYTLLKGFDVSLLSKYVGKQYLDNTSNEARRLDPYFVNDIRLAYVWKPRFAEEVSLTLLLNNVFNELYESNGYTYAYVSEGRVQADNAFFPQAGRNALVGVRVRF